The Synchiropus splendidus isolate RoL2022-P1 chromosome 1, RoL_Sspl_1.0, whole genome shotgun sequence genome includes a window with the following:
- the LOC128752705 gene encoding transcription factor 4-like isoform X11, with amino-acid sequence MYCAYTIPGMTGSSLMYYYNGKAVYAPSASTADYNRDSPGYPSSKPPSAGFPSSFFMPDGHHSGDPWSSSSSSMSQQGYHGSMLGSSNSSHGPSQGSSYCGIHPHDRLNYPPHSSADINSSLPPMSSFHRGTGNSGGSNHYSTASCTASTNGTDSVMANRAQSGAASSSQTGDALGKALASIYSPDHTNNSYSSNPSTPVGSPPSLTAASSAVWSRNGGQGASSPNYEAPLHSLQSRIEDRLERLDDAIHVLRSHAVGPSPGMSSGHSDMHSLIGAAHTHNGAIGALGSGYGSGLLSSNRHSLMHREDGGVGGLRGGHSMGSQVSGPQLAVQSATSPDLSQPDPYRALSGGLQGQSTSSVSSEIKSEDEGDENLLQDTKPLDPKKEDLDSKDLKSIDRSRSSNNDDEDLSPEQKMERERERRMANNARERLRVRDINEAFKELGRMVQLHLKSDKPQTKLLILHQAVAVILSLEQQVRERNLNPKAACLKRREEEKVTVTSDGTPLSLAAAHHAAAMADGSNPMGQMSKVPEFLKMMSDHFL; translated from the exons GTTTACGCTCCATCTGCCAGTACAGCGGACTACAATAGGGACTCGCCGGGATACCCGTCCTCTAAGCCCCCTAGTGCCGGTTTCCCAAGTTCCTTCTTCATGCCAG ATGGTCACCACAGTGGGGAtccctggagcagcagcagcagtagtatgAGCCAGCAAGGTTACCACGGCAGCATGTTGGGGAGCAGCAACTCCTCGCACGGTCCCTCACAAGGCTCCTCCTACTGTGGGATTCACCCTCACGACAGATTG AACTATCCTCCACACTCATCAGCGGACATTAACTCCAGCCTTCCTCCCATGTCCAGTTTCCACCGAGGCACTGGCAACTCCGGTGGCTCCAATCACTACAGCACAGCGTCGTGTACGGCCTCCACTAACGGCACAGATAGCGTCATGG caAACAGAGCGCAGAGTGGAGCAGCCAGCAGCTCTCAGACAGGAGATGCCTTAGGGAAAGCACTTGCATCG ATCTACTCACCAGACCACACAAACAACAGCTACTCGTCAAACCCCTCCACCCCCGTCGGCTCACCACCATCCCTGACAG CTGCCAGTTCGGCTGTCTGGTCCAGAAATGGTGGTCAAGGAGCTTCATCGCCAAATTACGAGGCGCCACTTCACTCTCTG CAAAGCCGCATTGAAGATCGTCTGGAGCGATTAGACGACGCCATTCATGTATTGAGAAGTCATGCCGTGGGACCTTCGCCAGGCATGTCCAGCGGGCACAGTGACATGCACAGTCTCATCGGGGCAGCACATACGCACAATGGTGCCATTGGAGCTTTGGGGAGTGGGTACGGCTCAGGACTGCTTTCAAGCAACAGACACTCGCTCATG CACAGAGAAGACGGCGGCGTGGGGGGATTACGTGGGGGACACTCGATGGGCAGCCAAGTTTCGGGGCCTCAGCTGGCCGTCCAGTCAGCCACATCTCCAGACCTCAGCCAGCCAGACCCTTACCGTG CTCTATCTGGAGGCCTTCAGGGCCAGAGCACTTCCTCGGTCAGCTCCGAGATCAAGTCTGAAGACGAGGGCGACGAGAACCTCCTGCAGGATACGAAGCCACTGGACCCGAAGAAGGAGGACTTGGACAGCAAGGATCTCAAATCTATTGATAGGTCAAGATCTAG CAACAACGATGATGAGGACCTGTCGCCTGAGCAGAAGATGGAGCGTGAGAGGGAGCGGCGGATGGCCAACAACGCTCGGGAGCGCCTCCGGGTCCGCGACATTAACGAGGCGTTCAAGGAACTAGGCCGGATGGTTCAGCTGCACCTGAAGAGCGACAAACCACAGACCAAGTTACTGATCCTGCACCAGGCCGTCGCTGTCATCCTCAGCCTGGAGCAACAAGTCAGAG AGAGAAACCTGAATCCCAAAGCAGCCTGTCTGAAGCGCcgcgaggaggagaaggtgacTGTGACATCTGACGGGACACCACTCTCACTGGCCGCTGCGCACCACGCTGCCGCCATGGCTGATGGTTCAAATCCCATGGGACAAAT GTCCAAGGTGCCAGAGTTCCTCAAGATGATGAGTGACCACTTCCTCTGA
- the LOC128752705 gene encoding transcription factor 4-like isoform X15 — protein sequence MYCAYTIPGMTGSSLMYYYNGKAVYAPSASTADYNRDSPGYPSSKPPSAGFPSSFFMPDGHHSGDPWSSSSSSMSQQGYHGSMLGSSNSSHGPSQGSSYCGIHPHDRLNYPPHSSADINSSLPPMSSFHRGTGNSGGSNHYSTASCTASTNGTDSVMANRAQSGAASSSQTGDALGKALASIYSPDHTNNSYSSNPSTPVGSPPSLTAASSAVWSRNGGQGASSPNYEAPLHSLQSRIEDRLERLDDAIHVLRSHAVGPSPGMSSGHSDMHSLIGAAHTHNGAIGALGSGYGSGLLSSNRHSLMHREDGGVGGLRGGHSMGSQVSGPQLAVQSATSPDLSQPDPYRALSGGLQGQSTSSVSSEIKSEDEGDENLLQDTKPLDPKKEDLDSKDLKSIDSNNDDEDLSPEQKMERERERRMANNARERLRVRDINEAFKELGRMVQLHLKSDKPQTKLLILHQAVAVILSLEQQVRERNLNPKAACLKRREEEKVTVTSDGTPLSLAAAHHAAAMADGSNPMGQMSKVPEFLKMMSDHFL from the exons GTTTACGCTCCATCTGCCAGTACAGCGGACTACAATAGGGACTCGCCGGGATACCCGTCCTCTAAGCCCCCTAGTGCCGGTTTCCCAAGTTCCTTCTTCATGCCAG ATGGTCACCACAGTGGGGAtccctggagcagcagcagcagtagtatgAGCCAGCAAGGTTACCACGGCAGCATGTTGGGGAGCAGCAACTCCTCGCACGGTCCCTCACAAGGCTCCTCCTACTGTGGGATTCACCCTCACGACAGATTG AACTATCCTCCACACTCATCAGCGGACATTAACTCCAGCCTTCCTCCCATGTCCAGTTTCCACCGAGGCACTGGCAACTCCGGTGGCTCCAATCACTACAGCACAGCGTCGTGTACGGCCTCCACTAACGGCACAGATAGCGTCATGG caAACAGAGCGCAGAGTGGAGCAGCCAGCAGCTCTCAGACAGGAGATGCCTTAGGGAAAGCACTTGCATCG ATCTACTCACCAGACCACACAAACAACAGCTACTCGTCAAACCCCTCCACCCCCGTCGGCTCACCACCATCCCTGACAG CTGCCAGTTCGGCTGTCTGGTCCAGAAATGGTGGTCAAGGAGCTTCATCGCCAAATTACGAGGCGCCACTTCACTCTCTG CAAAGCCGCATTGAAGATCGTCTGGAGCGATTAGACGACGCCATTCATGTATTGAGAAGTCATGCCGTGGGACCTTCGCCAGGCATGTCCAGCGGGCACAGTGACATGCACAGTCTCATCGGGGCAGCACATACGCACAATGGTGCCATTGGAGCTTTGGGGAGTGGGTACGGCTCAGGACTGCTTTCAAGCAACAGACACTCGCTCATG CACAGAGAAGACGGCGGCGTGGGGGGATTACGTGGGGGACACTCGATGGGCAGCCAAGTTTCGGGGCCTCAGCTGGCCGTCCAGTCAGCCACATCTCCAGACCTCAGCCAGCCAGACCCTTACCGTG CTCTATCTGGAGGCCTTCAGGGCCAGAGCACTTCCTCGGTCAGCTCCGAGATCAAGTCTGAAGACGAGGGCGACGAGAACCTCCTGCAGGATACGAAGCCACTGGACCCGAAGAAGGAGGACTTGGACAGCAAGGATCTCAAATCTATTGATAG CAACAACGATGATGAGGACCTGTCGCCTGAGCAGAAGATGGAGCGTGAGAGGGAGCGGCGGATGGCCAACAACGCTCGGGAGCGCCTCCGGGTCCGCGACATTAACGAGGCGTTCAAGGAACTAGGCCGGATGGTTCAGCTGCACCTGAAGAGCGACAAACCACAGACCAAGTTACTGATCCTGCACCAGGCCGTCGCTGTCATCCTCAGCCTGGAGCAACAAGTCAGAG AGAGAAACCTGAATCCCAAAGCAGCCTGTCTGAAGCGCcgcgaggaggagaaggtgacTGTGACATCTGACGGGACACCACTCTCACTGGCCGCTGCGCACCACGCTGCCGCCATGGCTGATGGTTCAAATCCCATGGGACAAAT GTCCAAGGTGCCAGAGTTCCTCAAGATGATGAGTGACCACTTCCTCTGA